From a region of the Tateyamaria omphalii genome:
- a CDS encoding xanthine dehydrogenase family protein molybdopterin-binding subunit, whose protein sequence is MTLTSTPDRPRTDARDKVLGRALFAADVPIPGLLHAMTVPATIAKGRVTQIDTREAIAEPGVVRVFTHEDFGDIGVTPATLGGNQPGFQPMTGTDILFRGQPVAMVVAETLEAAAEAARLVHVSYAPAPFTASMGAPGAEPQPFETTIEAGDATGALDAAEITIEAAYDHPQNHHNPMELISTTALVEEGRIVIREGTQNTAAIKFGTAGALGLDPDLVDALSPYTGGGFGQKNVLQLQSVLVTRAAIALGRPVKLVMPRAQLFHTASHRPASHHRIQLGAARDGQITGAIYESDQQNGRYDQFLGSAHNETVSRVYGIPNWTGRERLVRVDSSPPGHMRSPHEHPASYAFESAMDELAYALEIDPVALRLANDAGSDPITGKPYSSRTLNECLERGAARFGWDRRVPAPGSMRAEDGSQIGWGVAAGAYKGSMCPAIARLRIRADGVTQLAITGHEMGQGIRSAVASELMEVLAVNPDRMEIRMGDTRAAPQHLTAGSWGTGSAVPATRAVAERMHAALTELLGPLEPGDDVHARLMAVRRPYLEVSVTQLGLDQTQAHLDRMLRGAPAAIGPEYNDLVAFSWIAHFIEVRVHPTLRQIRVPRVVSVADCGRVMNHRTATSQIHGGVVWGIGAALHEVAEIDPRYGFVLNNDIADYVMPVNADIGDISVELLDQPDLALNASGVKGIGEVAMVGVSAAVANAVFHATGRRVRHLPIRVEDLM, encoded by the coding sequence ATGACTCTGACCTCGACCCCCGACCGCCCCCGGACCGATGCCCGCGACAAGGTGCTGGGCCGCGCGCTGTTTGCCGCCGATGTGCCGATCCCGGGCCTTCTGCACGCCATGACGGTGCCTGCGACCATCGCCAAGGGCCGTGTCACGCAGATTGATACGCGCGAGGCCATCGCAGAGCCCGGTGTCGTTCGGGTTTTCACGCACGAAGACTTCGGCGACATTGGCGTGACCCCTGCCACCCTTGGCGGCAACCAGCCCGGATTTCAGCCGATGACCGGGACCGACATCCTGTTTCGGGGTCAGCCCGTCGCGATGGTGGTTGCGGAGACACTGGAAGCGGCAGCAGAGGCGGCGCGGCTGGTGCATGTGAGTTATGCGCCAGCGCCCTTCACCGCTTCAATGGGCGCGCCCGGGGCAGAACCGCAGCCGTTCGAAACCACGATCGAGGCGGGCGATGCGACCGGGGCGCTGGACGCGGCTGAGATCACGATCGAGGCCGCGTATGACCATCCGCAGAACCACCACAACCCGATGGAGCTGATCTCGACCACGGCGCTGGTTGAAGAGGGGCGCATCGTCATCCGCGAAGGCACCCAGAACACGGCGGCGATCAAATTTGGCACCGCCGGGGCGCTTGGTCTGGATCCCGATTTGGTCGATGCGCTCAGTCCCTATACGGGCGGCGGTTTTGGCCAAAAGAATGTGCTGCAACTACAGTCGGTGCTGGTGACACGGGCGGCCATCGCACTTGGCCGTCCGGTCAAGCTGGTGATGCCGCGTGCGCAGCTGTTTCACACGGCCTCTCATCGGCCTGCGAGCCACCACCGCATTCAGCTGGGCGCGGCGCGAGACGGTCAGATCACCGGAGCCATCTATGAAAGCGATCAGCAAAACGGACGCTATGACCAATTTCTAGGCTCGGCGCATAACGAGACGGTGAGCCGCGTGTATGGGATCCCCAACTGGACAGGGCGCGAACGGCTGGTGAGGGTTGACAGCTCACCGCCCGGCCACATGCGGTCGCCACACGAACATCCCGCGAGCTACGCGTTTGAGAGCGCGATGGATGAACTGGCCTATGCGCTGGAGATCGACCCCGTCGCGCTGCGCCTGGCAAATGACGCGGGCAGCGACCCGATCACGGGAAAGCCCTATTCCAGCCGGACGTTGAACGAATGCCTTGAGCGTGGCGCCGCGCGCTTTGGCTGGGATAGGCGCGTGCCTGCGCCGGGCTCGATGCGGGCCGAGGACGGGTCGCAAATCGGCTGGGGCGTCGCTGCCGGTGCGTATAAGGGATCCATGTGCCCGGCGATTGCGCGGCTGCGCATCCGGGCGGATGGTGTGACGCAACTGGCCATCACCGGGCACGAGATGGGTCAGGGCATTCGGAGTGCGGTGGCGTCCGAGTTGATGGAGGTCCTGGCCGTCAATCCGGACCGGATGGAGATCCGGATGGGTGATACGCGCGCGGCACCGCAACACCTGACCGCAGGATCATGGGGCACGGGCAGTGCGGTTCCGGCGACCCGTGCGGTGGCGGAGCGTATGCACGCCGCACTGACGGAACTGCTAGGCCCTCTTGAGCCGGGCGACGACGTCCATGCCAGGTTGATGGCGGTGCGGCGCCCCTATCTGGAGGTGTCGGTCACGCAATTGGGTCTGGATCAGACGCAGGCGCATCTTGACCGGATGCTGCGCGGCGCGCCCGCTGCCATCGGACCGGAATACAACGATTTGGTCGCCTTCAGCTGGATTGCGCATTTCATCGAGGTGCGCGTGCATCCGACGCTGCGGCAGATCCGGGTGCCCCGTGTCGTGTCCGTGGCCGATTGCGGGCGCGTGATGAACCACCGGACAGCGACCAGTCAGATTCATGGCGGTGTGGTCTGGGGGATCGGCGCGGCGCTGCACGAGGTTGCAGAGATCGACCCGCGATATGGGTTTGTGTTGAACAACGACATTGCCGATTACGTCATGCCGGTCAACGCGGATATCGGCGACATCTCGGTCGAGCTTTTGGACCAGCCGGATCTTGCGCTGAACGCATCTGGCGTCAAAGGCATCGGTGAGGTTGCAATGGTTGGTGTCAGCGCGGCGGTTGCAAACGCGGTGTTCCATGCGACAGGGCGACGGGTGCGGCACTTGCCGATCCGGGTTGAAGATTTGATGTGA
- a CDS encoding Atu4866 domain-containing protein, translating to MTTDFPRSPRPAEETSPQDHAFIGMWITEDGHIRHELLPNGRYDEARGTRQSAYRGRYRVTGDIIQYWDDTGFYADGRFRDGVLYHAGYVFYRETE from the coding sequence GTGACGACAGACTTTCCCCGCTCGCCGCGCCCGGCCGAGGAAACGAGCCCACAAGATCACGCCTTCATCGGCATGTGGATCACCGAAGACGGCCATATCCGCCACGAATTGCTACCCAATGGCCGCTACGACGAAGCTCGCGGCACAAGACAAAGCGCCTACCGTGGCCGCTATCGTGTCACAGGCGATATCATCCAGTATTGGGACGACACGGGCTTTTATGCCGATGGGCGGTTCCGCGATGGGGTCCTGTACCATGCGGGCTATGTCTTTTACCGAGAGACCGAATAG
- a CDS encoding nuclear transport factor 2 family protein: MTLRQIVLFFGGALAMTPTASLAQTPATTAENERIITEAFETWQQGTYVFGDILSDNIVWTIHGTGPVAGVYTDFDAFIEEASRPVTSRLTAPLLPEVHHIWADGDQVIVRWDGSAPTTGGGIYENQFLWIMTMQDGLVTHAEAFLDLRAYDALVDNNEPRSE, from the coding sequence ATGACACTCAGACAAATCGTCCTTTTCTTTGGCGGTGCCTTGGCGATGACCCCGACAGCGAGCCTCGCGCAGACACCCGCAACCACCGCTGAGAACGAGCGTATCATCACCGAGGCGTTCGAGACCTGGCAGCAGGGCACCTATGTCTTCGGCGATATCCTGTCCGACAATATCGTCTGGACGATACACGGCACCGGACCCGTCGCAGGCGTTTACACGGATTTCGATGCTTTCATCGAAGAAGCCTCCCGACCGGTCACAAGCCGCCTGACCGCACCCCTGTTGCCCGAGGTGCACCATATCTGGGCCGACGGCGACCAAGTGATCGTTCGCTGGGACGGCAGCGCACCGACAACGGGCGGAGGCATCTATGAAAACCAGTTTCTCTGGATCATGACGATGCAAGATGGGCTGGTCACGCACGCCGAAGCCTTCCTTGATCTTCGCGCCTATGACGCGCTGGTCGACAACAATGAACCGCGTTCCGAATGA
- a CDS encoding SDR family oxidoreductase translates to MDKVILITGASSGIGEGIARELGAAGAKVLLGARRGNRIEALAQEIANNGGTARSMTLDVTDRDAMQAFASQAITNWGRIDVLVNNAGVMPLSPLSAVKLDEWDQMVDVNVKGVFWGIGAVLPQMDKQQSGQIINIGSIGALYVVPTGAVYCATKFAVRAITDGLRQESPHIRTTCVNPGVVESDLASTITHEETKGAMDAFRSIALQPADIARAVRQVIEAPADVDTTEITIRPTTSAA, encoded by the coding sequence ATGGACAAAGTCATCCTTATCACCGGCGCATCCAGCGGCATCGGTGAGGGCATTGCACGCGAATTGGGCGCGGCGGGTGCCAAGGTCCTGCTGGGCGCGCGGCGCGGCAACCGGATCGAGGCACTTGCCCAAGAGATCGCCAACAATGGTGGCACGGCCAGGTCGATGACGCTCGACGTGACCGACCGGGATGCAATGCAGGCGTTTGCCTCACAGGCCATCACAAATTGGGGCCGCATTGACGTTCTAGTGAACAACGCCGGTGTCATGCCGCTGTCCCCGCTGTCCGCCGTGAAACTCGATGAGTGGGACCAGATGGTAGACGTAAACGTCAAAGGCGTCTTTTGGGGCATTGGGGCGGTCCTACCGCAGATGGACAAGCAGCAATCCGGCCAGATCATCAACATCGGCTCCATCGGCGCGCTTTACGTCGTGCCGACCGGCGCGGTCTATTGCGCAACGAAGTTTGCGGTGCGCGCGATCACCGACGGATTGCGGCAGGAAAGCCCGCATATCCGCACCACCTGCGTCAATCCCGGCGTGGTGGAAAGCGATTTGGCGTCGACCATCACCCACGAAGAAACCAAGGGGGCAATGGATGCGTTCCGGTCCATCGCCTTGCAGCCCGCCGACATAGCCCGCGCCGTCCGACAGGTGATCGAGGCACCAGCCGACGTCGACACGACCGAAATCACCATCCGCCCCACGACATCCGCCGCGTGA
- a CDS encoding AraC family transcriptional regulator, giving the protein MMDDATTAVSLDTLARRIARYAMCDGVHQTDVPGLHLIRSAHPTQEIHTVHAPALCIVVQGAKRVVLADQVIQYDPAHHLLVSFDLPIVGQVIEAMPSRPYLCLRLDVSTDRLAQLATECLASTDKTVQRPASCPGLCLGETTAKVLGAADRLSRLVETPDDIAVLAPLYERELLYRVMRTQQGQLAVYNVLGLGRGAQVARAITWLRQNYRAPFEMKKLTEFSGLQHSALHQHFKDITRMTPLQYHKQLRLHEARRLMLFQNRTAAEAAFSVGYESPSQFSREYHRLFGQPPIRDVETLSRTFFSPDMP; this is encoded by the coding sequence ATGATGGATGACGCAACCACCGCTGTGTCGCTTGACACCCTGGCGCGGCGTATTGCTCGATACGCCATGTGCGATGGCGTGCACCAAACGGATGTACCGGGTCTGCACCTGATACGCAGCGCGCATCCAACCCAGGAAATTCACACAGTCCATGCGCCCGCCCTTTGCATCGTTGTTCAGGGGGCGAAGCGGGTCGTTTTGGCGGATCAGGTCATCCAGTACGATCCCGCGCACCATCTGCTGGTGTCCTTCGATCTGCCCATTGTCGGGCAAGTGATCGAGGCCATGCCATCCCGCCCCTATCTGTGCCTGCGGCTTGACGTGTCTACGGATCGGCTTGCGCAGCTGGCGACCGAGTGTCTGGCAAGCACGGACAAGACCGTTCAGCGGCCGGCTTCCTGTCCAGGTCTGTGTTTGGGCGAGACGACCGCCAAGGTTTTGGGTGCCGCCGATCGCCTTTCACGTCTTGTCGAGACCCCTGACGACATCGCTGTTCTGGCCCCGCTTTACGAGCGCGAGCTGCTTTACCGGGTGATGCGGACCCAACAGGGGCAACTGGCTGTGTACAACGTGCTCGGCCTTGGCCGTGGGGCGCAGGTCGCGCGGGCCATCACTTGGCTGCGCCAGAATTATCGCGCGCCGTTCGAGATGAAAAAACTGACCGAGTTCTCAGGTCTGCAACACTCGGCGCTGCATCAACATTTCAAGGATATCACCCGGATGACCCCGCTCCAGTACCACAAGCAATTGCGGCTGCATGAGGCGCGGCGGTTGATGCTGTTTCAGAACCGGACCGCTGCCGAAGCCGCATTCTCGGTCGGATACGAAAGCCCATCCCAATTCAGCCGGGAATATCATCGCCTGTTTGGCCAACCCCCGATCCGCGATGTTGAAACGCTCTCGCGGACATTCTTTTCTCCTGACATGCCGTAA
- a CDS encoding MipA/OmpV family protein: protein MKLQHSVIALLILACGLSPALAQQTPEGFSLGVGMAYSNSIFTGEGSDVQALPLLRYESERFGVGIPEGLRVTVFSNPQVRLSGVISPRFSALDDPDSAFLDGIDRDITVDGGAQLRYSFARGTQLQLRAVTELTDEHGGQEISAELSQAIPLGRTPLLVSAGLTWLSDDLARYSYGVLASEALAGRPEYDPGDVIIPHIALTSVFPINDRVNLVGSVRAEFLPDEVTDSPIVDEDIGVSTFLGLTYQF, encoded by the coding sequence ATGAAACTCCAACACTCGGTCATCGCTCTGCTCATTTTGGCGTGTGGCCTTTCCCCGGCTCTCGCGCAGCAAACCCCGGAAGGGTTTTCCCTCGGCGTCGGGATGGCCTATTCAAACTCGATCTTCACAGGCGAAGGCAGCGACGTCCAAGCCCTGCCGCTGTTGCGCTACGAGTCTGAACGGTTTGGCGTCGGCATCCCCGAAGGCCTCCGGGTAACAGTATTCTCCAACCCACAGGTCCGCCTGAGCGGCGTCATCTCCCCACGCTTTTCGGCCCTGGATGACCCGGACAGCGCGTTTCTGGATGGGATCGACCGAGACATCACTGTCGATGGCGGGGCCCAGTTGCGCTACAGCTTTGCCCGCGGAACGCAGTTGCAGCTTCGCGCTGTCACCGAACTTACCGATGAGCACGGCGGCCAGGAAATCTCGGCAGAGCTAAGCCAGGCGATCCCGCTCGGTCGAACGCCGCTGCTTGTCTCTGCGGGCCTCACATGGCTCAGCGATGACCTCGCGCGGTACTCCTACGGTGTTCTTGCAAGCGAAGCCTTAGCGGGCCGACCCGAATACGATCCTGGCGATGTCATCATCCCCCATATTGCACTGACATCGGTCTTTCCGATCAATGATCGCGTCAATCTGGTCGGCTCGGTGCGTGCAGAATTCCTCCCAGACGAGGTCACCGACAGCCCGATCGTCGACGAAGACATCGGTGTGAGCACGTTCCTGGGACTGACCTATCAGTTTTAG
- a CDS encoding CerR family C-terminal domain-containing protein: MGETQPAKSAPDEGTTKADLVRAALAHFGEHGFEATSVRAVVRDAGHNISSIKYHFGSKEGLYDACVVAVAQRMNVEGPGEMLDLLADDPALLTPEKARSAIRVIVGAVLRDAQKQSSRSEGRFMRREILMNGRGADLFLKEVLGGHIDLMSALVACAEDLPADSPIARLRALAIIGQTTFFLTAEAITRKAMGWDTLKNHVPELIDAIYPMDRNLKALL; encoded by the coding sequence ATGGGCGAAACTCAGCCAGCGAAGAGCGCGCCTGACGAGGGGACGACCAAGGCCGACTTGGTCCGTGCGGCCTTGGCGCATTTCGGGGAGCACGGGTTCGAGGCGACCTCGGTGCGGGCCGTTGTGCGAGACGCGGGGCACAATATCTCCTCCATCAAGTATCACTTCGGATCCAAGGAAGGGCTGTACGACGCCTGCGTCGTTGCTGTCGCGCAGCGCATGAACGTCGAAGGCCCGGGAGAGATGCTCGACCTGCTTGCCGATGATCCCGCTCTGCTGACGCCGGAGAAGGCGCGCAGCGCGATCCGAGTGATTGTCGGGGCGGTCCTTCGCGATGCTCAAAAACAATCGTCCCGCTCGGAAGGTCGGTTCATGCGCCGTGAGATCCTGATGAACGGTCGTGGCGCGGACCTGTTTTTGAAGGAGGTGTTGGGGGGTCACATCGATCTGATGTCCGCGCTTGTCGCCTGCGCTGAAGACCTTCCGGCTGACAGCCCTATCGCACGTCTGCGGGCGCTCGCGATCATTGGCCAGACGACGTTCTTCCTGACGGCCGAGGCTATTACACGCAAGGCCATGGGATGGGACACCCTGAAAAACCACGTCCCTGAATTGATCGATGCCATCTACCCGATGGATCGCAACCTGAAGGCACTTCTATGA
- a CDS encoding efflux RND transporter periplasmic adaptor subunit, translated as MNWRILLFIPAIAVGIGAFMIINNRGPEPATSNGVRPLVPVRVAEVVLEPVEVSVTGYGRVEPVRTWEAISQVDGQIISTTEDLAVGGFVSEGQVIIEVDPRDYEIALARAEANLAIAETQLSELNAQEENTAEQLALEQQIEAVVQADVDRRAALVESGSTSIASLEQVQRDLISQQRRVLDLENALALFPVQRESAEATLASRRVDVEEAERNLSDTRIIAPFDGRILEENAAEGVYIRPGDRLLTIAGGDTVEIVAEVQPAAMSSALALLIPDAADVIERFNPFETDAAINALNAAGISATVVLSQGTDYRYPARIVRLDGSVDNTTGTIGIVAEVDGAGIPDPATRRPPLTNGAFVAVLFQGSTQEPQAVVPRSALIEEEDGAYVYVVDDDTRLARRDVTVAGRSAGDMVISSGLAAGDTLVLTPPEPAILGTFLAPVRDSVQTAAQDISQ; from the coding sequence ATGAATTGGCGTATCCTCTTGTTCATCCCTGCAATCGCCGTGGGGATCGGGGCCTTTATGATCATCAACAATCGGGGTCCTGAGCCCGCGACAAGCAATGGGGTACGGCCACTGGTTCCGGTGCGGGTCGCAGAGGTTGTCCTTGAACCTGTCGAAGTCTCTGTGACGGGATATGGCCGGGTCGAGCCCGTCCGTACTTGGGAGGCGATCAGCCAGGTCGACGGGCAAATCATCTCGACGACCGAGGACCTAGCCGTGGGCGGATTTGTGTCCGAAGGCCAGGTGATAATCGAGGTTGATCCACGGGACTACGAGATCGCGCTTGCGCGCGCCGAGGCCAACTTGGCTATCGCCGAAACCCAGTTGTCAGAACTGAACGCCCAAGAAGAAAACACTGCCGAACAGCTGGCGCTGGAGCAACAGATCGAGGCCGTTGTTCAGGCGGATGTGGATCGCAGGGCAGCCCTCGTGGAAAGCGGGTCAACTTCGATCGCATCGCTGGAACAAGTGCAGCGAGACCTGATTTCGCAGCAGCGGCGGGTGTTGGACCTTGAAAACGCCCTTGCGCTTTTTCCTGTGCAGCGCGAAAGCGCCGAGGCGACACTCGCATCGCGTCGCGTTGACGTGGAAGAGGCCGAACGCAACCTTTCGGACACGCGCATCATCGCGCCGTTCGATGGGCGGATTCTGGAGGAGAACGCAGCCGAAGGCGTCTACATCCGGCCCGGAGACAGGTTGCTGACGATTGCGGGCGGCGACACGGTCGAGATCGTGGCCGAGGTGCAACCGGCAGCGATGTCGTCTGCCCTTGCGCTGCTGATCCCCGACGCGGCTGACGTCATCGAGCGGTTCAACCCGTTCGAGACGGATGCGGCGATCAACGCTCTGAACGCCGCTGGCATCTCGGCGACGGTCGTTCTGTCGCAGGGGACCGACTACCGCTACCCGGCCCGGATCGTCCGGCTGGATGGATCCGTCGACAACACGACCGGCACAATCGGCATCGTTGCCGAAGTAGACGGTGCCGGCATACCGGACCCCGCAACAAGGCGCCCACCACTCACGAACGGAGCCTTTGTCGCCGTCCTCTTCCAGGGATCAACGCAAGAGCCGCAGGCCGTCGTGCCCCGGTCCGCGCTTATCGAGGAAGAGGACGGTGCTTACGTCTATGTCGTCGACGACGACACGCGCCTCGCGCGGCGAGACGTGACCGTTGCGGGGCGCAGCGCAGGCGACATGGTGATTTCGTCCGGTCTTGCGGCTGGCGATACGCTGGTCCTGACCCCACCGGAGCCCGCCATTCTGGGCACCTTTCTCGCCCCCGTCCGGGACAGCGTTCAGACGGCCGCGCAGGATATCTCGCAATGA
- a CDS encoding efflux RND transporter permease subunit, protein MIRYFVLHPVAANILMLAAVILGLSVLTGIERESFPEFTPSRVTVTVLYPGASAIDVDEQVCAELDASLNGLSQLDDIECESTEGRATLTLTMVEDGDISQFFNDALSDVQAIQGLPADAEEPTVAIAGQEEQILLLAISGIDGQGGLLRYADELAVRLSALPLVADAEVGGISQQEFRVALDQSALRRYGMSARDVIDAINARSFNQPLGTAQTDTLDVTLRYEGVRRSAVSIEDIVIRETSVGGFVRVSDVANVRLIDAQPELQSIIDGQTAATIRVLKTGPADAIDAFAQVQEIIDVEEERLPDPFEITIVNNETENIQDRIRVIATNTGVGLVLVLLVMSLVFSFKEAFWISATLPISFLGAFFIMNAMGITINMISLIAMLMAVGLIMDDSIVIADNIDKWRGRGSDKQAAYKGSAEVAPGVFSSFLTTACVFTPLMFLSGELGSILEVVPIVLLVVLAVSLVEAFLVLPNHLSHVHANREKQNRRFVPRMIEALVEKAVLPITRFCVEWRYATLGLTFGVLIASVGLITSGTIKVVGFPTTEGDTIEARIALTAGSPLERTEMTVARILDGIEAVDAELSPLTDGSQPLVERVLVRYATNSDVRSNGPHTATVTVDLLESAQRNVTADEVAALWEHKTGPLADIAQSSFIQTSGTPGGSDLDVQLSSRDLTQLELATADLYARLIARPDVTGAYNDFSGGQAQIELNLNDFGAAAGLTPQNLTGQLRAAFSGSETDEFSQGFSDIAVRVEIADTVPTIAELEQFPIVLPSGGSTPLAQVADILSVEGYTQITRQNGEAIARIIGQIDRGATTSTAISNVVLTEYAPVIMELYPDVSVGIGGATEAQQETQSSIVTALLVGLIGVYLILAYQFHSYTMPFVVMLSIPFAIIGVVLGHMVVGIDLAMPSFVGFASLAGIVVNNAILFLTFFEMESEDSAAKGAIEAVRHRFRPVLLSFSTTFVGLLPIIFETSPQAQTMVPLVTAVAFGLLSSTFLTIFVLPSALTIYFDWANLQKWRDSRAYADEPEATPAE, encoded by the coding sequence ATGATCCGCTATTTCGTGCTGCATCCGGTTGCGGCGAACATCCTGATGCTTGCTGCGGTCATTCTGGGTCTGAGCGTCTTAACCGGGATCGAGCGGGAAAGCTTCCCCGAGTTCACGCCCTCGCGGGTGACGGTCACTGTCCTCTATCCTGGCGCGTCCGCCATTGATGTGGATGAACAGGTTTGCGCCGAACTCGATGCGTCGCTCAATGGTCTCTCGCAGTTAGACGATATCGAATGCGAATCTACCGAAGGGCGGGCCACGTTGACCCTGACGATGGTAGAAGACGGCGATATCTCGCAGTTCTTCAACGATGCGCTTTCGGACGTGCAGGCGATACAGGGACTACCGGCTGATGCCGAAGAGCCGACTGTCGCCATCGCGGGCCAAGAGGAGCAGATCCTCTTGCTCGCTATCTCCGGAATCGACGGGCAAGGCGGGCTGTTGCGCTATGCCGACGAACTGGCCGTACGCCTGTCCGCGCTGCCTCTGGTCGCCGACGCGGAGGTGGGCGGGATCAGCCAGCAGGAGTTCCGTGTCGCCCTCGATCAGTCGGCGTTGCGACGCTATGGCATGTCCGCACGCGACGTGATTGATGCGATCAATGCTAGGTCGTTCAACCAACCGCTGGGCACCGCGCAGACCGATACGCTCGACGTCACGCTGCGCTATGAGGGTGTCCGGCGGTCGGCGGTGAGTATTGAAGACATCGTCATCCGCGAAACCAGCGTCGGCGGCTTCGTCCGGGTTTCGGACGTTGCGAACGTCCGGCTGATCGACGCCCAGCCAGAGCTGCAATCCATCATCGACGGACAGACCGCCGCAACGATCCGCGTGCTGAAAACCGGACCTGCCGATGCCATCGATGCCTTTGCGCAAGTGCAGGAAATCATCGACGTGGAGGAGGAACGCCTCCCGGACCCGTTCGAGATCACAATCGTCAACAACGAGACCGAGAATATTCAGGACCGCATTCGCGTCATCGCGACAAATACCGGTGTCGGGCTTGTGCTGGTGCTGCTCGTGATGTCGCTGGTCTTCAGCTTCAAGGAAGCTTTCTGGATTTCGGCGACCCTGCCCATCAGCTTCCTCGGCGCGTTCTTCATCATGAATGCGATGGGGATCACCATCAACATGATCTCGCTCATCGCGATGCTCATGGCTGTGGGTTTGATCATGGACGACAGCATCGTCATCGCCGACAACATCGATAAATGGCGGGGACGGGGCAGCGACAAGCAGGCCGCTTACAAGGGCTCTGCCGAAGTTGCACCTGGCGTGTTTTCGTCCTTCCTGACAACTGCCTGCGTATTCACGCCGCTGATGTTTCTGTCGGGGGAGCTTGGCTCGATCCTTGAAGTCGTGCCCATCGTCCTGCTGGTCGTACTGGCCGTCAGCTTGGTCGAGGCATTTCTGGTGCTGCCCAACCACCTGAGCCACGTGCATGCAAACCGAGAGAAGCAGAACCGGCGCTTTGTGCCCCGCATGATCGAAGCGCTCGTGGAAAAGGCCGTCCTACCTATCACCCGTTTCTGCGTGGAATGGCGCTATGCGACTTTGGGTCTGACATTCGGTGTTTTGATCGCAAGCGTCGGGCTGATCACGTCCGGCACGATCAAGGTGGTCGGATTTCCGACGACCGAAGGCGACACGATTGAAGCCCGAATTGCATTGACCGCCGGCTCCCCGCTGGAGCGAACCGAGATGACAGTGGCGCGGATCCTCGACGGTATCGAGGCTGTTGATGCGGAACTCTCCCCACTGACGGACGGCAGCCAGCCCCTCGTGGAACGGGTGCTCGTGCGCTATGCCACCAACTCAGACGTCCGAAGCAATGGTCCGCATACGGCGACTGTGACTGTGGACCTGCTGGAAAGCGCGCAGCGCAACGTCACGGCGGACGAGGTCGCGGCCCTCTGGGAGCACAAGACCGGGCCCTTGGCCGACATCGCTCAGTCCAGCTTCATCCAGACATCCGGCACGCCGGGTGGGTCGGACCTGGACGTTCAGCTGTCCTCCCGCGATCTGACGCAGCTGGAATTGGCCACGGCTGATCTCTATGCCCGCCTCATCGCGCGCCCGGATGTGACGGGGGCCTACAACGACTTCTCCGGCGGTCAGGCGCAGATAGAGCTGAACCTGAACGATTTCGGTGCGGCGGCTGGTCTGACACCCCAGAACCTGACAGGCCAGCTGCGCGCCGCATTCTCTGGTTCTGAAACCGATGAGTTCAGCCAGGGGTTTTCCGATATCGCAGTGCGGGTCGAGATAGCGGATACCGTGCCTACCATTGCGGAGCTAGAGCAGTTCCCCATCGTGCTGCCATCGGGCGGCAGCACGCCGCTGGCGCAGGTGGCAGACATCCTTTCCGTGGAAGGCTACACCCAGATCACCCGCCAGAACGGCGAGGCAATTGCGCGGATCATCGGCCAGATTGATCGCGGGGCGACCACGTCCACCGCGATCTCAAACGTGGTCCTGACGGAATACGCCCCGGTGATTATGGAACTTTACCCGGATGTCAGCGTCGGCATCGGCGGGGCCACGGAGGCACAGCAGGAAACGCAAAGCTCGATTGTAACGGCGCTTCTGGTAGGTCTGATCGGCGTCTACCTGATCCTTGCCTACCAGTTCCATTCCTACACGATGCCCTTTGTGGTGATGCTGTCGATCCCATTTGCGATCATTGGGGTGGTGTTGGGCCACATGGTCGTGGGGATCGACCTTGCGATGCCCAGCTTTGTCGGCTTTGCTTCTCTCGCCGGGATCGTGGTCAACAACGCGATCCTGTTTCTGACGTTCTTTGAGATGGAGAGCGAGGACAGTGCGGCCAAAGGCGCCATCGAGGCAGTGCGTCACAGGTTCCGCCCGGTCCTGCTCAGCTTTAGCACCACATTTGTGGGTCTTCTGCCGATCATCTTTGAGACCTCGCCCCAGGCACAGACCATGGTGCCGCTTGTGACGGCTGTGGCATTCGGCCTGCTGTCGTCGACGTTCCTGACGATCTTTGTGCTGCCATCGGCGCTGACGATCTATTTCGACTGGGCCAACCTGCAGAAATGGCGCGACAGTCGCGCCTATGCAGATGAGCCGGAGGCAACGCCAGCGGAATGA